ACAAGTACGCGCTCTTAGATTAAAGTACAAATAGATTTAATGAAACAATTAAATAGTACCTGTtctggtcaaaaattacctaagtaattaagtgatcaaattagtttagtgaggtagtgtgctaagagaatgtgttaaaaaatgtgttaatcaagttctttgcaaaaaacagtttcaggatacggctcaggatatcgagctgtatctatgatcaaacaatgagctaAAAGTAAAGggatgacacgagatgtacgaggaaagcccttgatcaatctagatctccggcataaaacctcgggagctgacaatcgcagctgccttgttcttgttATTACTTCAAAcctcaggatacagtgcaggatgtggtgcggatcaactaagtgttacaatatgaTTTGGATACAAGTGTGGTGATTACAGTAAGCTAGAGAGTGAAGGTGTACGAGAGTGTTAGTGAAAAAAAtggtgtgccttaaactgatccgcccccatctatttatagtaaaaataAAGCAACTAACTATCCTCTAAAACCGGGATCCATCGAATATTCCTCAGCCGAACGTTGTAGACccagtctttcgggttcaacgtctctcccTTAACAAATATgcccgagtcttaaggagaagaagtccaatTGACCGTTTGCAAGTTCCAGCCTCTAACCTGCACGTGATTAATTTAATATACCTCAGGATATTATCtgggatgttagcaatatcccgtCCAGTACcctgatcacaaataaacaatcataATCAGAATATTAGTCAAGATATAcgttcagaaaatggcccataacaattgtccccaaaataaatctgttggtataccaactccaacggatatattttaagaTTTATTCCGTGTATCGAGGTAATTAAACCAGAATGACCCTTGAAGTGACATTGTGCAACTCCCAACGCGTTTTTCACTCAATGGCTATCCAtttagcccctatatcttctctatTTCTTGTTGATATACCATCATCTCTCTCAGAATTCTCAGGTACTTCTCTCTTTCTATCTCTTAACTTTTTTCGTTCAAATTTTCCGATGGCCACCAGAACACGTTCCCATTCCAGCGAGTCCACTTCGTCATTCGTTAACCAGAATTTGCTGAAAAACCCCGAGAAAGAGGTGTGCTCCTTCGATAACACAGATATCAACGCGTTAAGAACCTCCAGTGCTTTTTCCGACACAGCGATTATCCGTCCATTCGACCGGAGCATTCGTTCCGACGTATGTTCCGAGGAGTGGATCTGCTTCTCATCATACCCTTTTTCTCTTGGTCTCCGATATCCATTCCCGGAGTTCATCATGGAGTTCTTTCGGATTACCGGTCTCTGCTTTGCTCAAACGATGCCTATGGTCTGGAGAGTGCTGATTGTGCTCAACCAAATCAAAACCCTTCACATCCCCGATCTTTGTATCGAAGACCTTCCTCTTGCTTACCGCCTCCGATCTCACGGCAATAGTCGCTTCTTGCTTTTTTCAACCTCTAGCAATCCCCTCATCCTCAAAGCTTCAAAAAACGAGGATGGGTGGCAACGAAAATTATTCTTTGTTAGACGGGATTCCATTCCCGAAGGCAAAAGCCTTCCGGTGAAATGGTTGACCTCcggtagggtttagggtttttagaTATCCCCAAACATATCCTGGTGATGTATCCTGACTTATATCCTGACTTCTCTTTTTTTGCAGCAAACTTCAAAGAGTTAGCTACTCTCTCTGAAGAATCTCAAGAACGAATCAACCGGATCTACCAGTTGCCTGATTGTGACAGATCCTTTTCACAGCATCTTCCGAGTTCAAGCCAGTATTCCTCGTCAGACATGTCAGGTAAGAATCTCATATATTTTGcacatttatttatataaaagtaAGAGACAAGAGTAAAGTTTTAGATGTCTTCCCTGTTTAGCAGCACCAGTCAAAGCTCCAGAGATCTTTGATCTCGACGAATTGGACAGTTATGCTATTCCTGTTCAAGTGAAGAAAGAACCTAGCAAACCTGCTTCTACCTCCAAACCAGCATCTGGTCCTAAATCGGCAGTTGTTCCCAAGCCTTCTCCTGCTACCAAGCCACGTGCCTCAAGTTCCCGAAAAAGAAAGGAAACTGACTCTCCAGCCTCATCTGAAACCTTCCCCTTTGAGAACCACGGGTTCGTTGAGTCCAGTGGCTTCATGACTGGCTTTCTTAATCAGGTTCGTATCCTTAACCTATATCCTGCAGCATATactagttattttttatatatatattgacGCATGTGCTTTCGGTTGTAGGGTCTGGAACGTCTCATGTCCCTCTATGAGGATGCTTGTGGGCTGAACAAGATGCTGGAGATCAAGCTCAAAAAAGCCGAGGAAACCATTGCTGATCAAGGGATAATCGCCAAGGCACAGTCTCAGCACTACGAAGACAAATTCAAAGCCGTGACCCAAGAAGCCAAAGCTGCTATCAACAAGGCCACCGAAGATGCTCGAGCCAAGATGGACGCCGCCCAACTCCAATTGAGCAGGATAAGACTTCCTACCGAGATGGTCTCAAGGGGTCAGTTGTAATCTCCCTCCTCCAAGCCAGATTAAAGATGGCTTATGAAGCCAAAtccttgggctttgaatgcccttcctggGATGTGAAGGCTTGGGAGGCAAAACTGAGAGACCTCGGGGGAAGTCCTGTTGAGTATCCTGCCAAGCTTGCGGGTGAAGAGCCTTCCAAGGCAGCGGAGGAAGCGGCGGATGCTGAGAAGAATCCCGGGGGCGATGCTGGAGCAGGTGCTGATGGAGTGGTGGTTGAAGAGGGTGCTGCCCCTTGAAAACagcgaagtgggcgatgatggatgttttATGCCGAGGTCGAAGCCCACTTTTTTAAGCTTGATGGTTGtgatctgttgaacaatttattttcCATGTCTTTTGAACAATTTACCTTTCCTGCATTAGAACAATTTGATAACCAAAGGTGGATGTGTCCTGGTTTAAGGTGAAatcaaaagcacaacttttgacatgttaataatataacctacCTTTGACTTACTTGCTTTTGTCAATACTTTAGTTTCTCATTATATATTGTTTTAATATCAACTAGTATAATCATTCAAATACTTTAATCCACATTTTTAGCAATATTTTGTAAAAACAAACTTTGGCAAACAGATCTTTTTAAAATCCTCATATCTTGGTTAGAGTTTCAAAATAATTTGTTCTTTGTTAAACCTTGAATATTTTAAAGTGTCTAAAGAAATAAAATGGTCTACTTAGCTTTCATAAACAAATTCCATTTTGATTTTTCCTATAACTCCAAATATTCCAAACATATATCTCGTGTTATATCATGGGAATATATTCTGAGAATATATTATGAGGATACATTCTGAGGATATATCCTGAAGATATATCCTAGTCAGGATGATTAAACTTCTGCCATGGTTTCAAAAGCTCAATCAAATTACGTAGGACtctcaaaggaaagatcataccagaaatagAATGTAGGCCTAGTTTCAAACTTCAATCCTTTTTGCAATTCCTTGTACCAAGATGTCCCCAGTCCTTGCATGCTTGGTCCAAACTTAACTCTTAGTGCCTTGCATAATTGCCTTAGGAgaaatgtcccctgtgtacaaaATCTTTCAATACTTAGAAAAACTTACTTAGAGTGCATAGACAGTTCTTGTGTTATTGGGGTAAAATCCAAAAATAtcctggagataaatccttagtatcctggggataatcccaaattttcatgcgctacaggcgggagtgtataaactccaagacttagaaaggtgaaaacctttaaaccttagagagtatgaaaataccctttcgtgagagagggtgatcaatcctcatatacctttagaattcaggatatagccaacagtaacgaaattgtcagccacttttacatgaactggtcccgccaccttgaactattcccgaacaacttgcgctccaggcggggtgtttaaacccaattcggatgaaaggttaatacctttaaacctatgaagggatcaggatcccttatacgtgagagagggggccaatcctctaaccTTCCGAAACATCCTGAGTgtgctgtgacaaccctcactaaaccaggtatccgta
Above is a window of Helianthus annuus cultivar XRQ/B chromosome 14, HanXRQr2.0-SUNRISE, whole genome shotgun sequence DNA encoding:
- the LOC118486640 gene encoding uncharacterized protein LOC118486640, with product MSAPVKAPEIFDLDELDSYAIPVQVKKEPSKPASTSKPASGPKSAVVPKPSPATKPRASSSRKRKETDSPASSETFPFENHGFVESSGFMTGFLNQGLERLMSLYEDACGLNKMLEIKLKKAEETIADQGIIAKAQSQHYEDKFKAVTQEAKAAINKATEDARAKMDAAQLQLSRIRLPTEMVSRGQL